A stretch of Aedes aegypti strain LVP_AGWG chromosome 2, AaegL5.0 Primary Assembly, whole genome shotgun sequence DNA encodes these proteins:
- the LOC5573290 gene encoding peroxisomal membrane protein PEX14 produces the protein MSESQESPPGGMEGIQSADPPAPPLVPPREHLITTAIKFLNNPNVMRSAITQKQSFLRSKGLTEEEIQLACERAGVFTKDPNIHSQTVISMGVDTSGGPAGFSKANYVIQSHQSWFGRVKDILSSVALVSGLMYSVYLFYKKFIEPLIFRGKKKKPVDEQISELNQSVEVKIDCLNFELVKIKDELARIHQAQSTAKELTSFKSDLDSIKGLLLNRKQFASPILPVMPPSIPAWQLQAQSSQERATNSEGDHDKHDDNDTGSGSGSSENDVVLKNSDSSLEIIS, from the exons ATGAGCGAGAGCCAGGAGTCTCCACCGGGTGGCATGGAAGGCATTCAATCTGCTGATCCACCTGCACCTCCTCTGGTACCACCAAGGGAACATTTG ATTACCACTGCGATTAAGTTTTTGAACAATCCAAATGTAATGCGCAGTGCCATCACCCAGAAGCAGTCGTTCCTGCGGTCGAAGGGCCTGACGGAAGAGGAAATACAGCTTGCCTGTGAACGGGCAGGAGTGTTCACCAAAGATCCCAACATTCACAGTCAGACGGTGATCAGCATGGGAGTGGACACTTCTGGTGGTCCAGCCGGATTCTCAAAAGCCAATTACGTCATCCAGTCCCACCAGTCGTGGTTCGGCCGGGTCAAAGACATTCTCAGCTCGGTGGCTCTCGTCAGTGGACTCATGTACAGTGTCTATCTCTTCTACAAG AAATTCATTGAACCTCTCATCTTCCGAGGCAAGAAGAAAAAACCGGTGGATGAACAAATTTCTGAACTGAACCAATCGGTGGAAGTGAAGATAGATTGTCTCAATTTCGAGTTGGTTAAAATCAAGGACGAACTTGCCCGGATACACCAAGCGCAATCTACTGCCAAAGAACTGACCAGCTTCAAATCTGACCTAGATTCCATCAAAGGTTTACTTTTGAATAG GAAACAATTTGCCTCGCCTATCCTACCAGTAATGCCGCCCTCTATCCCCGCCTGGCAGTTACAGGCTCAATCCTCCCAAGAGCGGGCAACGAACAGCGAAGGTGATCATGATAAGCATGACGATAACGACACGGGTTCCGGATCCGGTTCGAGTGAGAACGACGTTGTGTTAAAAAACAGCGATAGCAGTTTAGAAATAAT atctTAA